Proteins encoded together in one Candidatus Nitrosocaldus cavascurensis window:
- a CDS encoding ParB/RepB/Spo0J family partition protein: MYKELENRLADSVVENVEIRLIRTSRYSIRHNTELEMNKIKELASSIQQHGLLQPILVRPVEHELEVVAGHRRLHACKSLRWRTIPCIIRELNDKEAYEIQLVENIQRQTLDPLEEAEAFSKYVMEYGWGGVTELAKRIGKSEEYVSHRIQLLRLPDSIKQEINKGRLSVSHALELVNLSPSIQEKMVDAIIQDRLSVKAVRELKKLESEESYISDRRTYINEKKIRILKKTIIALKLTLYRLDSLIEETKKTLEPDEAVTITNTLMRIRLTVHNLIDEAIKAKHDL, from the coding sequence ATGTATAAAGAGTTAGAGAATAGGCTAGCTGATTCCGTAGTAGAGAATGTTGAGATAAGGCTTATAAGAACATCGAGGTATTCGATAAGGCATAATACTGAACTTGAGATGAATAAGATAAAGGAACTAGCTTCTAGTATACAACAGCATGGACTACTCCAGCCTATACTAGTCAGACCGGTTGAGCATGAGCTTGAGGTGGTAGCAGGGCATAGGAGGCTTCATGCATGTAAATCGTTGAGATGGAGAACTATACCATGTATAATAAGGGAGTTGAATGATAAAGAAGCGTACGAGATACAGCTGGTAGAGAATATTCAAAGACAAACATTAGACCCGCTAGAGGAGGCTGAGGCATTCAGCAAGTATGTCATGGAATATGGCTGGGGTGGTGTTACTGAATTAGCAAAGCGTATTGGAAAGAGTGAGGAGTATGTATCCCATAGGATACAATTGCTAAGACTACCAGATAGTATAAAGCAGGAGATCAACAAAGGTAGGTTGAGTGTAAGCCATGCATTGGAACTGGTCAATCTAAGCCCTTCTATACAGGAGAAGATGGTTGATGCTATAATACAAGATAGGTTATCAGTGAAGGCTGTAAGAGAGTTGAAGAAGTTAGAATCTGAAGAATCTTACATAAGCGATAGGCGAACTTACATAAATGAGAAGAAGATACGTATACTCAAGAAGACTATAATAGCGCTCAAGCTCACACTTTACAGATTAGATTCTCTGATAGAAGAGACTAAGAAGACGCTTGAACCCGATGAGGCTGTAACTATTACAAACACTCTCATGCGTATTAGATTAACTGTACATAACCTCATAGATGAGGCCATAAAAGCCAAACATGATTTATAA
- a CDS encoding phage/plasmid primase, P4 family: protein MTTWEEAKKVIEVEHALGVDHIPINHYWNDEKGEWNKTPYRGFSLEKHYSYEEYSTLEQLEHYAKDYKCNTFAIRLGKLRDREEYIIGIDCDSAEYARLIDYALREEGLDTMKETTPREGMHFYFITDDKDKDKENSTINIAEGTPLDIKLYYERRYFLHIGNGYHIINSIDKIRTVKGETLKAITSLLARLVRLCYALSGYYNKGQRDYLWFYLSGLMCKSGIALEEALKICRYTCHFFNDEEVKSRLAVVEETYSKGREDKGIKGYAGLQELGLPVHILHDIFGNDRSSILDNLRRIGTKEYMFVVDFLLEENRQQVDRALFVNDYRYVYERDGEGYWIEWHDGVWSAEYALSSLADRLHSYCMSVKEEIEQEMKKYADDDAIRKELEGYRDCFLRVIKSKASINELIDTLSIRLYITDNMLDNLHGNVILCRNCAIEIAHNEVKTIPLEQIKWNYPTRRLNVNYDPDAKCDRFREFLITICNGDIEKANFLIRLMGLFLQRRKEEYCFIFYGAGANGKSTLLKVITSLLGDYARYSNISLINAREEEGKNPELISACNKNLICVFEPKQIYLNTANLKAITSLEPKSVRPLYSMPIEVVPDFHLVIATNNKPIITEFTLGMLRRLVMIKFDYIVPEDKRIANYADILLEERSGILNLMIAGLQAVMQEGRLKIPDIVKRETAEWIYELDILQEFIDRYLVMTYNDRDMLEFSVVYERFKFFAQLKGKEQRQEEQEQEEPIMTKQEFSKRIKDKGFTTTRIKKVTYICRAKWKADADFSIFESDNNNNDSGSSNNTITSNNSSSAIDSVNTDNTSTAVGDNSNSNGSGNSGNGSSSSNSNSNNNSSGSGSGNNTINIKERRVWRISELQPVIKHVQQLFVDIEGGYRCRYCDYTHKQVTLYNKQVKIGELHTLPDLILHVSNPLLVAMQELLEHVEEGVHGTGARVDTTPLPASTSSTTGMG, encoded by the coding sequence ATGACAACATGGGAGGAAGCAAAGAAGGTCATTGAGGTAGAGCATGCCCTAGGAGTAGACCATATACCCATTAACCACTACTGGAATGACGAGAAAGGAGAATGGAACAAGACACCTTACAGGGGCTTTTCATTAGAGAAGCATTACTCATATGAGGAGTATAGCACTCTAGAGCAACTTGAGCATTATGCTAAAGATTACAAGTGTAATACCTTTGCCATAAGGCTAGGCAAGTTAAGGGATAGAGAGGAGTACATTATAGGCATAGACTGCGATAGTGCAGAGTATGCAAGGCTCATAGATTATGCATTAAGGGAAGAAGGGCTTGATACAATGAAGGAAACTACACCTAGAGAAGGTATGCACTTCTACTTTATCACTGATGATAAAGATAAAGATAAAGAGAATAGCACTATCAACATTGCTGAAGGTACTCCTCTTGATATCAAACTGTACTATGAGAGGAGGTACTTCCTGCATATAGGCAATGGCTACCACATTATTAACAGCATTGACAAGATAAGGACTGTTAAAGGCGAAACGCTGAAGGCTATAACCTCTCTGCTTGCAAGATTGGTAAGGTTATGCTATGCCCTTTCAGGATACTATAACAAAGGACAGAGGGACTACCTATGGTTCTACCTCTCAGGCTTAATGTGCAAGAGCGGTATTGCGCTAGAGGAGGCACTCAAAATATGCAGGTATACATGCCACTTCTTCAACGATGAGGAGGTGAAGAGCAGGCTAGCAGTGGTGGAGGAGACTTATAGTAAGGGCAGAGAGGATAAGGGGATCAAGGGATATGCAGGGTTGCAGGAGTTGGGCTTACCAGTGCATATCCTCCATGATATCTTTGGTAATGATAGGAGTAGCATACTGGATAACCTTAGAAGGATAGGCACAAAAGAGTACATGTTCGTTGTAGACTTCCTTCTGGAAGAGAATAGACAGCAAGTAGATAGGGCATTGTTCGTTAACGATTACAGGTATGTGTATGAGAGGGATGGAGAAGGTTACTGGATAGAATGGCATGATGGTGTATGGAGTGCTGAATATGCCCTATCCAGTTTAGCGGATAGACTGCACTCATACTGCATGAGCGTGAAGGAGGAGATAGAGCAAGAGATGAAGAAGTATGCAGATGACGATGCTATAAGGAAAGAGTTGGAAGGATACAGGGACTGTTTCTTACGTGTAATAAAGAGCAAGGCAAGTATCAATGAACTGATAGATACACTCTCCATCAGATTATACATAACTGATAACATGCTAGATAATCTGCATGGGAACGTAATCCTTTGCAGGAACTGTGCTATAGAGATAGCGCATAATGAGGTAAAGACAATTCCATTAGAGCAGATAAAATGGAACTATCCAACTAGAAGGCTTAATGTTAATTATGATCCAGATGCTAAATGCGATAGATTTAGAGAGTTTCTTATCACTATATGCAATGGAGATATTGAGAAGGCAAACTTCCTTATCAGGCTCATGGGACTCTTTCTGCAGAGGAGGAAGGAGGAGTACTGCTTCATATTCTATGGTGCAGGGGCAAATGGTAAGAGTACATTGCTTAAGGTAATTACCTCTCTGCTTGGTGATTATGCTAGATACTCAAACATAAGCCTCATAAATGCTAGGGAGGAGGAAGGGAAGAACCCTGAGTTGATATCAGCATGCAACAAGAACTTAATATGTGTATTTGAGCCTAAGCAGATATACCTGAATACAGCAAACTTGAAGGCAATTACTTCGCTAGAGCCTAAATCTGTTAGACCTCTCTATAGTATGCCTATAGAGGTTGTGCCAGATTTTCACTTGGTTATTGCTACAAACAACAAGCCCATAATCACTGAGTTCACACTTGGAATGCTAAGGAGGCTGGTAATGATCAAGTTCGATTATATAGTGCCAGAGGATAAGCGTATAGCCAACTATGCTGATATACTGCTAGAGGAGAGGTCAGGTATCCTAAACCTTATGATAGCAGGTTTGCAGGCAGTAATGCAGGAAGGTAGGTTAAAGATACCTGATATAGTGAAGAGGGAGACTGCAGAGTGGATATACGAACTGGATATACTGCAGGAGTTCATTGATCGCTATCTGGTAATGACTTACAACGATAGGGATATGCTAGAGTTCTCAGTAGTGTATGAGAGGTTCAAGTTCTTTGCACAATTGAAGGGTAAAGAGCAAAGACAAGAAGAGCAAGAGCAGGAAGAACCAATAATGACCAAGCAAGAGTTCAGCAAACGCATTAAGGATAAGGGCTTCACAACCACAAGGATTAAGAAGGTAACCTATATCTGCAGGGCAAAGTGGAAGGCTGACGCTGACTTCTCGATATTTGAAAGTGATAACAACAACAATGATAGTGGTAGTAGCAATAACACTATTACTAGCAATAATAGTAGTAGTGCTATAGATAGCGTAAACACAGACAATACTTCTACTGCTGTTGGCGATAATAGCAATAGCAATGGTAGTGGCAATAGTGGTAATGGTAGCAGTAGCAGTAACAGTAACAGTAACAATAACAGCAGTGGTAGTGGTAGTGGCAATAACACTATCAACATTAAGGAGAGGAGGGTATGGAGGATATCTGAACTACAACCTGTTATCAAGCATGTACAGCAACTATTCGTGGATATAGAGGGAGGGTACAGGTGCAGGTACTGTGATTATACACATAAGCAAGTAACATTGTACAATAAGCAAGTAAAGATAGGCGAACTGCATACATTGCCTGACCTCATACTCCATGTGTCTAACCCATTACTTGTAGCAATGCAGGAACTCCTTGAACATGTTGAAGAAGGAGTGCATGGAACTGGAGCAAGAGTAGATACTACTCCCTTACCTGCCTCTACTTCTTCTACTACAGGCATGGGCTAA
- a CDS encoding AAA family ATPase, producing MSISLHTLHSYAEKDPFAIKLFIFLTILSGMPLKKIRVKNFKCLEDIEMEVRPLTILIGPSGSGKSSILQALLLLKKFVVQSNLLNLDILGNFTDIDYLNLGRYEELVYKHDTEKNIEVGIDVDADIPISYTVVFSKYRCKASLSSSLLKGMNVEFTLPYPLNVTVNGEISLDRNYKVIWNGITLQAAEQLPQIEQLKDLNPHLTYIRGIYFISNRNYFRSWSYGYGASIDYNQLTLTDLQLINILALYSDIEEKVATWCKAITDTDMVVKTLPGNLMKLESRYKIIRVPIVLDGAGINRLVYIFSMLANKETKLLLLEEPEVNMHPKLLFELGRHLPKILKEESKQVMITTHSEHLLLGVLVSIAEGLSSKDDVAIYSMQKEGLSAKAKMLKINEIGQIEGGIEGFFEVDWDITTQYINAIVKSKVEKHSE from the coding sequence TTGTCTATATCACTACATACTTTACATAGTTATGCGGAAAAAGACCCCTTCGCCATAAAACTTTTTATATTCTTAACTATACTATCTGGTATGCCTCTTAAGAAGATAAGAGTAAAGAACTTCAAATGCTTAGAAGATATTGAGATGGAAGTTAGACCTTTAACTATTTTGATTGGACCTAGCGGTTCTGGTAAATCATCTATACTCCAAGCATTACTACTGCTTAAGAAGTTCGTAGTCCAAAGCAATTTATTAAATCTTGATATCCTTGGAAATTTTACAGACATAGATTATCTTAATTTGGGAAGGTATGAGGAACTAGTGTATAAACATGATACTGAGAAGAATATTGAGGTTGGTATAGATGTTGATGCTGATATACCAATATCCTATACAGTTGTATTTAGCAAATACAGATGCAAAGCCAGCCTAAGCTCTTCCCTATTAAAGGGGATGAATGTTGAATTCACACTTCCATACCCTTTAAATGTTACAGTTAATGGTGAGATAAGTTTGGATCGTAACTACAAGGTTATATGGAACGGTATCACACTACAGGCAGCAGAACAATTACCTCAAATAGAACAATTAAAAGATCTTAATCCACATCTAACCTACATTAGGGGCATATACTTCATAAGTAATAGGAACTACTTTAGATCATGGTCATATGGATATGGCGCATCTATAGATTACAATCAGCTTACATTAACAGATCTTCAACTAATAAACATACTTGCCCTCTATAGTGATATAGAGGAGAAGGTCGCTACATGGTGCAAGGCTATAACCGATACTGATATGGTAGTTAAAACATTGCCAGGCAACCTAATGAAGTTAGAAAGTAGATATAAAATAATAAGGGTTCCAATAGTGTTGGATGGTGCTGGCATTAATAGACTTGTCTATATATTCTCAATGCTTGCAAATAAGGAGACTAAACTACTATTGTTAGAGGAGCCAGAGGTAAATATGCATCCAAAGTTACTCTTTGAACTAGGACGACATCTACCTAAAATCTTAAAAGAAGAGAGTAAGCAAGTAATGATTACAACACATAGTGAGCATCTGCTATTGGGTGTACTTGTAAGTATAGCAGAAGGCTTATCTAGCAAGGATGATGTTGCAATATATTCAATGCAGAAGGAAGGGTTATCTGCTAAGGCAAAGATGTTAAAGATAAATGAGATAGGACAGATAGAGGGAGGCATAGAAGGGTTCTTTGAGGTAGATTGGGATATTACTACACAGTATATAAACGCTATTGTAAAAAGCAAAGTAGAAAAGCATAGTGAGTGA